A single window of Plasmodium malariae genome assembly, chromosome: 8 DNA harbors:
- the GMPS gene encoding GMP synthase [glutamine-hydrolyzing], putative: MGEDACDTILVLNFGSQYFHLIVKRLNNIKIFSEARDYNIDLKDVESLNVKGVILSGGPYSVNEEGAPHLKKEVLKYFLKKKIPIFAICYGMQEIAVQMNGEVKKSKNSEYGSYEINIIGQETSSSEEKYNKFKLLENNSTCVLFDDIKNKGTTTVWMNHTEEVTKIPESFYIVNSSENCLVCAIYNKEYNIYGVQYHPEVYESVDGDQMFYNFAYKICKCTKTFDPIRYHEMEFNNIKKYAHDHYVIAAMSGGIDSTVAAAFTHKIFKDRFFGFFIDNGLLRKNEGEKVYTFLKKLFPGMNLTKIDASEIFLNNLKGITDPEQKRKIIGKLFIDEFEKAVNNLNINIEKTFLLQGTLYPDIIESKCSKNLSDTIKTHHNVGGLPKNLKFKLFEPFKYLFKDDVKKLSQELNLPPEITNRHPFPGPGLAIRVIGEIDKHKLNILREVDDIFINDLKSYNLYNDISQAFAVLLSTRSVGVRGDARSYDYVCALRAVKTSSFMTANWYKIPYDILEKISTHIVSEVKGVNRILYDISSKPPSTIEFE, translated from the coding sequence ATGGGGGAGGACGCGTGCGATACAATACTAGTTCTGAACTTTGGTTCGCagtattttcatttaatagtAAAGcgattaaataatataaaaatttttagtgAAGCAAGGGACTACAATATAGATTTGAAGGATGTTGAGAGTTTAAATGTAAAAGGAGTTATCTTATCAGGGGGACCTTACTCTGTTAATGAAGAAGGGGCAccacatttaaaaaaagaagttctaaaatactttttgaaaaagaaaattccAATTTTTGCTATTTGTTATGGTATGCAAGAAATAGCTGTACAAATGAATGGTGAAGTGAAAAAATCTAAAAATTCTGAATATGGTAGTTATgagataaatataataggACAAGAAACTTCTTCCAGTGAGGAAAAGTATAACAAGTTTAAATTActtgaaaataatagtacATGTGTTTTATTtgatgatataaaaaataaaggcaCAACGACAGTATGGATGAATCATACGGAAGAGGTAACAAAAATTCCTGAGAGTTTTTACATAGTAAATTCAAGTGAAAATTGTTTGGTATGTGCCATATAcaataaagaatataatatatatggtgTTCAGTATCATCCAGAGGTATATGAGTCAGTAGATGGGGATCAgatgttttataattttgcgtacaaaatatgtaaatgtacaAAAACATTTGACCCAATTAGATATCACGAAATGGAatttaacaatataaaaaaatatgcacatgATCATTATGTTATTGCTGCCATGTCTGGTGGAATTGATAGTACTGTTGCTGCAGCTTTtacacataaaatatttaaagatcGATTTTTTGgattttttatagataatggattattaagaaaaaatgaaggagAAAAggtttatacttttttaaaaaaattatttcctGGTATGAACTTAACCAAAATTGATGCTTccgaaatttttttaaataatttaaaaggaaTTACAGACCCAGaacagaaaagaaaaattattggAAAACTATTTATTGATGAATTTGAAAAAGCagtaaataatttgaatataaatattgaaaaaacatttttattacaagGGACCTTATATCCTGATATCATAGAAAGTAAATGTTCAAAAAATTTGTCAGATACTATTAAGACACATCATAACGTAGGGGGATTACCAAAAAATTTGAAGTTCAAATTATTCGAACCTTTTAAATACCTGTTTAAAGAtgatgttaaaaaattatcgcAAGAATTAAATTTGCCTCCAGAAATTACTAACAGACATCCATTTCCTGGTCCAGGTTTAGCTATACGTGTTATTGGAGAAATAGATAAACATaaactaaatatattaagagaagttgatgatatttttataaacgATTTGAAAtcgtataatttatataatgatattagTCAAGCTTTTGCTGTACTACTGTCTACAAGATCTGTGGGTGTACGAGGAGATGCAAGATCATATGATTACGTTTGTGCCTTAAGAGCAGTTAAAACATCCTCTTTCATGACGGCTAACTGGTATAAAATTCCTTATGATATTCTGGAGAAAATATCAACACATATAGTGAGTGAAGTGAAAGGTGTCAACAGAATTCTATACGACATTTCTTCTAAGCCCCCATCAACTATTGAATTTGAATAA
- the PmUG01_08028800 gene encoding conserved Plasmodium protein, unknown function: MKISQIRRKADLSLIVRKRLPSFLKKEKINLRKSNTNNNNNDINDINFNKKKVKYNQIPQFVQAIIKFTKKNKGWCDEDDVINKNKIIYFNNLLSEIPKHKASLTSALIHEIYRCLYKLNYIKIDVIFTLFSILTNNTLDFSNLSGYVNCDFKELINITKYLYHFQNICNTNIQSILYNNENFKLIKTVERYLREHAKNENSFNRNTCCSSVIYNHIYNYILKFDNPDNIDILLYSLIKGKYANTAKQNVKHEKDLALPSDNFLKKLGTASPEGDNFIYEKNNLLKKHENDSVCISSLNEGNSHDKLNKNREENEWIYYPHMNHPNMDSSRTNCANTNSSHKDDNKELLIEYISNFYKINDMFNYLLNKVVIYFNENAHIFDFYNLKLLFFFLGKFQKYDLNLLEKISSRIMDEIEKMKVNPKLLNNDHLTEENKKYNYANNRIKKLRKKYLNTYMKIDSKEFLIIPYTIGISMNIYFNNYLIEYVNIYILSLINSRVNCDMENFIYSLIGYKYIMLRFFILYNICLFKEKSIKNEKILHKYNLFIRKLIKNAEGTANTYTTHRLNVIGEQIQNSHINNINSINNISNINSINSINNINNINSTNNIDNYHYYFPNTSNNKEVRDFIPTNVGDDISNRGTCLDKYDYAKNKENMLHEKSNHIHDNKIEYNYLNKIDDKKNQGEYAIVSPDYVFNLLLNEFQMNIENIHLVNFDENFIYEKYSSVQLQNFYFYYKKLFDKVYNYAIFLLSKYDINDKLRIYKNLRSLSLSDQIINDIYIEVLYEKIVLNSNRNIMNASTTLKYINNS; encoded by the coding sequence atgaaaatcaGTCAAATAAGAAGAAAGGCAGACTTGTCACTAATAGTTAGGAAAAGATTaccttcttttttaaaaaaagaaaaaataaacttaagaaaaagtaatacgaataataacaacaatgACATTAACGATATTAActttaataagaaaaaagttaAGTACAATCAAATTCCGCAATTTGTTCAGgccataataaaatttacgaaaaaaaataaaggttGGTGTGATGAAGAtgatgtaataaataaaaataaaataatatattttaataatttgttaaGCGAAATTCCAAAACACAAAGCTTCGCTTACATCAGCCCTGATACATGAAATATATCGTTGCTTATATAAGTTGAACTATATAAAGATAGACGTTATTTTTACCTTATTTAGcatattaacaaataatactttagatttttcaaatttaagTGGATATGTAAATTGTGATTTTAAGgagttaataaatataaccaAATACTTGTATCACTTTCagaatatatgtaatactAATATTCAGAGCATTCTTTACaacaatgaaaattttaagcTAATAAAAACTGTTGAAAGATATTTGAGGGAGCATGCTAAGAATGAAAATTCGTTTAATAGGAACACATGTTGTAGCAGTGTAATttataatcatatttataattacatCTTAAAATTCGATAACCCAGATAATATAGATATTCTACTGTATTCtttaataaaaggaaaatatgcGAATACAGCTAAACAAAATGTAAAACATGAAAAGGATTTAGCGTTGCCATCTgataactttttaaaaaagttggGTACAGCATCACCTGAAGgtgataattttatatatgaaaaaaacaatcttttaaaaaaacacgAAAATGATAGTGTCTGTATTTCATCCTTAAATGAGGGGAACAGTCACGATAAACTTAATAAGAATCGGGAGGAAAATGAATGGATTTATTACCCCCATATGAATCACCCCAACATGGATTCCTCTCGAACAAATTGTGCCAATACGAATTCTTCCCACAAGGATGATAATAAGGAGCTACtaattgaatatataagcaatttttacaaaataaatgatatgtTTAACTATTTGTTGAACAAGGTCGTAATTTACTTTAACGAAAATGCGCATATATTTgacttttataatttaaaattgttatttttctttttaggAAAATTTCAGAAATATGACTTAAacttattagaaaaaatttcaaGTAGAATAATGGatgaaattgaaaaaatgaaagttaATCCTAAGCTCTTGAATAATGATCATCTTAcagaggaaaataaaaagtataattatgcaaataatagaattaaaaaattaaggaaaaagtatttaaatacatatatgaaaatagaCTCAAAAGAATTCCTTATCATACCATACACAATTGGAATTtccatgaatatatattttaataattatttaattgaatatgtaaatatatatatattaagtttaATCAATTCGAGGGTTAATTGTGATATGGagaatttcatttattctcTAATAgggtataaatatattatgctgcgcttttttattctgtataatatttgcttgtttaaggaaaaaagcataaaaaatgagaaaatattacacaagtataatttattcataaggaagttaattaaaaatgcaGAAGGTACTGCAAACACATATACTACACATAGGTTAAATGTAATAGGGGAGCAAATCCAAAACAGCCACATAAACAACATTAACAGTATTAACAATATTAGTAACATTAACAGTATTAACAgtattaacaatattaacaatattaacAGTACTAACAATATTGATAATTATCATTACTACTTTCCTAATACttctaataataaagaagttCGTGATTTTATTCCAACAAATGTAGGGGATGATATATCTAATCGGGGAACATGCCTTGATAAATATGattatgcaaaaaataaagaaaacatGTTACACGAAAAAAGTAATCACATACATGATAAcaaaatagaatataattatttaaacaaaatagacGACAAAAAAAATCAAGGAGAATATGCAATAGTAAGTCCCGATTATGTTTTCAATCTTTTACTTAATGAGTTTCAAATGAACatagaaaatatacatttggTAAATTTTGATgagaattttatatatgaaaaatatagtagCGTACAACTTcaaaacttttatttttactataaaaaattatttgataaGGTGTATAATTatgctatatttttattaagtaaGTATGATATTAATGACAAGCTcagaatttataaaaatttgagGTCTCTTTCGTTAAGTGATCAAATCATAAATGACATATACATTGAAGTACTCtatgaaaaaattgttcTTAATTCGaatagaaatataatgaatgCCTCAACTactttgaaatatataaacaattcATAA
- the PmUG01_08028500 gene encoding phosphoglucomutase, putative: protein MDRTNSEELATMLNLWDVFKKPKYLVDKTEEVINKYNEDELKKLFLNRLNFGTAGLRGKMGVGFNAMNVVTIMQTTQGLCTYLINTYGLNLCKNRGIIFGFDGRYHSESFAHVAAAVCLSKGFRVYLFGQTVATPILCYSNLKKNCLCGVMVTASHNPKLDNGYKVYAANGAQIIPPVDKLISECILNNLNPWCGIYEYLNEEFYLKDTSLVEDIYFEMYDSFMSDMKNEFNFNCYRNSRTKLVIVYSPMHGIGRKFVQGIMHIVGFNNLLTVPLQALPDADFSTVTFPNPEEKGALDLSMQLADLVNSPIVVANDPDADRFACAEKFNNKWYVFSGDELGIIFAYHLMKQNEKKNIDKSKHVFICTVVCSRMLKKLCETYGYRYDETLTGFKWLINKAIEYNDKNYTTLYCYEEALGHALTRHVMDKCGISALAYWIEIAVYLYENNLTFHDYLEIVRKEIGYFVSNNGYYTVLDPNDIVSIFNEFRSNGSYKTSLGSYKIVRIRDLTTGYDSTTHDKKSLIAPTPDSQNITLHFENTAVLTIRASGTEPKVKWYSEISRGNYEEAKKEIDALINEVLPVFMQPHKFNIKKC from the coding sequence ATGGATAGGACAAATAGTGAGGAATTGGCAACAATGCTGAATTTATGGGATGTGTTTAAAAAGCCAAAGTATTTAGTTGATAAAACTGAAgaagttataaataaatacaatgaggatgaattaaaaaaattatttctaaatagGCTAAATTTTGGTACAGCTGGTTTAAGGGGTAAAATGGGAGTAGGTTTTAATGCAATGAACGTAGTAACTATAATGCAGACAACTCAAggattatgtacatatttaattaataccTACGGATtgaatttatgtaaaaacaGAGGTATCATTTTTGGATTTGATGGAAGATATCATTCAGAATCCTTTGCACATGTCGCTGCAGCAGTTTGTTTATCTAAAGGATTTCgagtatatttatttggtCAAACAGTTGCTACAcctattttatgttattctaatttaaaaaaaaattgtttatgtGGTGTTATGGTAACAGCTTCCCATAATCCTAAATTAGATAATGGTTATAAAGTATATGCAGCAAATGGGGCACAGATAATACCTCCTGTAGACAAACTTATCTCAGAgtgtatattaaataatttaaatccATGGTGtggaatatatgaatatttaaatgaagaattttatttaaaagatacTTCATTAGTTGAAGATATTTATTTCGAAATGTATGATTCGTTTATGTCTGATATGAAAAATgagtttaattttaattgttaTCGTAATTCACGTACAAAACTTGTTATAGTATATTCACCTATGCATGGAATTGGTAGGAAATTTGTACAAGGTATTATGCACATAGTTggttttaataatttacttaCAGTACCTCTACAAGCTTTACCTGATGCCGATTTTTCTACTGTTACATTTCCAAATCCAGAAGAAAAAGGTGCTCTTGATTTATCTATGCAGTTAGCTGACCTTGTCAATAGTCCTATAGTAGTTGCAAATGATCCAGATGCAGATAGGTTTGCTTGTGcggaaaaatttaataacaaATGGTATGTTTTTTCTGGGGATGAATTAGGAATTATCTTTGCTTATCAtttaatgaaacaaaatgaaaaaaaaaatatagataaatcaaaacatgtttttatttgtacTGTTGTTTGTTCCAGAATGTTAAAGAAATTATGCGAAACATATGGATATAGATACGATGAAACTTTAACAGGCTTTAAATGGTTAATTAATAAGGCTATAGAATATAATGATAAGAATTATACTACACTATACTGTTATGAAGAAGCTTTAGGACATGCCTTAACACGTCATGTAATGGACAAGTGTGGAATATCAGCTTTAGCTTATTGGATAGAAATAgcagtatatttatatgaaaataatttaacgTTTCATGATTACTTAGAAATTGTTAGAAAAGAAATAGGTTACTTTGTAAGTAATAATGGATACTACACTGTTTTAGATCCAAATGATATTGTTAGTATATTTAATGAGTTTAGATCTAATGGGTCTTATAAAACATCACTAGGTTCTTATAAAATTGTACGTATTAGAGATTTAACGACAGGGTATGATTCTACAACTCATGATAAAAAATCATTAATTGCACCTACACCAGATTCTCAAAATATTACACTGCATTTTGAAAATACAGCTGTACTTACAATAAGGGCCAGTGGAACGGAGCCCAAGGTCAAATGGTACAGTGAAATTTCAAGGGGCAATTACGAAGAAGCGAAAAAAGAGATTGACGCACTAATAAATGAAGTTTTGCCAGTGTTCATGCAGCCGCACAAGttcaatattaaaaaatgttaa
- the NIF4 gene encoding NLI interacting factor-like phosphatase, putative gives MDKTKIYLPENVVLPCKLKWTVDNNTVVSSNQIIAFIIETKNQDISGDNNINNNDTLHNNEGTNSLKNENYIDINKGDNTTTYSSKHEHVFDMKNIPIFKYDKTSTDLYESCINLYRTDLNNKKNDNSSDHSNDQENYKPDNIYNTFSCLSNTQNNCLNNGNNFPNEMYNKGENAPNENNNNLEKLHINLNNSKDKQLNINDTIKEKKILINSILDGRRNCEIKKNNYIPLRSNYCGRINIIKSNSSPEKGEFICINDSSEALCEINDIKCKHEVIFSGLCTNCFLSQEEIEANYNVNNNNKDVTYVISPGFLTNIKDLYINAEKAMELEKERIKNLIQNKKLCLVLDLDNTLLHASFSVLSVNVNNEVIDITTELGEEIASEENSVQSKYNQDFQGIRFFDYEKNKDSLLRGKANSKKEDNVNAKNYLDVNVSSSSGNSSSSGTSSSSNTNERSDNAEMHSSDKSTDRTSHQNNEISDEHMYSFFYGKKGNELDENNKYEDIQSSYENYCDFLTKMNTVNLFKHNGKFIHYEDLKDENVKKKIEKIESCILKVNTKHPKGSYTVYYKLRPGVIEFLQKMSEKFELYLYTMGTAEHAKSCLFLLDPLRNFFGNRVFSRKDCENGLKHLNRILPTYRSISICVDDSDYIWKENSSCIKVHAYNYFPEINFFEDIKRKPYYLTKFFAFAQSFLNFSTSLYRFINFKCNEHEEMKMYGGGKLRGPTNSLSNVMLNLETKEKLKQNKMNGGGIVCKNAETDNNKNISSTQSHQINENNFSAKDAQTKSVNNENSSTLQNYNLINESNNNKESAQPSEEILIDVDKEFQTDSEPDEQANPNLNNSNQLNKQSGDNTVDPIIDQPNHSIDDNDNILKQNNNEYNENTQIQISEDEKDNVNNREKHVNNSYKLFTCNESSSNQLISNMTENNNSDTMSKSNYFNIDEKSNSFVSSDGSNVKEDNSSLYHNDDGSFSPPDCEKYDHIELEVGNNGTVKNKSSSLHNEKGTNFEEEENTNKDTNNNNNSDNDNDNDDDIDNDNDNDNDNDNDNDDDNDNDNDNDNDNDSENDSNSENAKGTNVRKDINKKKLKKKKKSKKKKNTKKESTQKDNSKANNFDMKLLLESLKKYLTIEDDIIYKYISKKNFKKYDAYVLKFMNNYIKEKRSKERSEEEESRRERKVITMQEINEAEHEEGGEEHIDKIDYHVKEIDEAKQADTDKNCPENLNEEEKKINKEKSFDLLHWPNIFKKVGKKIKKTKVKKRNPHDNINKKDNLNVGSSKGRNNFGENFSTNTKNNELYKVIKKTNENVYYESFLIPKNLKESNFRDNDKQLYYLTTLLQEVHDIFFKIFDNFKTHKMIEKNEEDQIYNYFLRYPVVRTILKELRKQVLKDCVFNVSLLPVEIQRSDFMDCILKLGGTINNDKYTHVLTINNIENDENYKDYKVVNLMWFERAIYTWKNIDTKFYNINAWEKAHRNFWDVIEYEEEKDEINK, from the exons ATGGATAAgactaaaatatatttaccgGAAAATGTAGTACTACCttgtaaattaaaatggACTGTAGATAACAATACAGTAGTTAGCTCTAATCAAATAATTGCTTTTATaattgaaacaaaaaatcaAGATATAAGTggtgataataatattaataataatgatacaCTTCATAACAATGAAGGAACAAATTccttaaaaaatgaaaactatATTGACATTAACAAAGGGGATAATACTACTACATACAGCAGTAAGCATGAGCATGTGTTTGATATGAAGAATATccctatttttaaatatgacaAAACAAGTACCGATTTATATGAAAGTTGCATTAATTTATATCGTActgatttaaataataaaaaaaatgataactCAAGTGACCATTCAAATGACCAGGAAAATTATAAACcagataatatttataatacattcAGTTGTTTAAGCAACACTCAAAATAATTGCTTAAACAATGGTAATAATTTTCCTAACGAAATGTATAACAAAGGAGAAAATGCCccaaatgaaaataataataaccttgaaaaattacatataaatcTTAATAACTCAAAAGACAAACAACTGAACATAAATGAtacaataaaagaaaaaaaaattcttataaaTTCTATTCTGGATGGAAGGAGAAAttgtgaaataaaaaaaaataactatatTCCCTTACGGAGTAATTATTGTGgtagaataaatattataaaaagtaattcAAGTCCAGAAAAAGGggaatttatatgtattaacgATTCAAGTGAAGCATTATGtgaaataaatgatataaaatgtaaacatGAAGTAATATTCTCAGGTTTATGTACCAATTGCTTTTTAAGTCAGGAGGAAATTGAAGCTAAttataatgttaataataataataaagatgtAACTTATGTTATATCCCCAGgttttttaacaaatataaaagatttatatataaatgcagaGAAAGCTATGGAGttggaaaaagaaagaataaagaatttaattcaaaacaaaaaacttTGCCTAGTTTTAGATCTAGATAATACACTTCTACATGCATCATTTTCTGTTCTATCAGTTAATGTGAATAATGAAGTAATAGACATTACCACTGAACTTGGTGAAGAAATAGCATCTGAAGAAAATTCTGTACaatcaaaatataatcaaGATTTCCAAGGAATAAGATTTTTtgattatgaaaaaaacaaagattCGTTACTCCGTGGAAAGGCAAACAGTAAGAAAGAAGATAATGTAAACGCCAAAAATTATTTGGACGTTAATGTTAGCAGTAGTAGCGgtaatagcagtagtagcGGCAcaagtagtagtagtaacaCCAATGAAAGATCGGATAACGCTGAAATGCATTCATCTGATAAATCGACTGATCGAACAAGCCATCAAAACAATGAAATAAGTGACGAACACATGTACTCCTTTTTTTACGGGAAAAAGGGAAATGAACTGGATGAGAACAACAAATATGAAGATATACAATCAagttatgaaaattattgcgattttttaacaaaaatgaatacagtgaatttatttaaacataACGGAAAGTTTATACACTACGAAGATTTAAAGGACGAAaatgtcaaaaaaaaaattgaaaaaatagaatcatgtatattaaaagtaaatacAAAACATCCAAAAGGATCTTATACTGTATACTATAAATTAAGACCAGGGGTAATtgaatttttacaaaaaatgagtgaaaaatttgaattatatttgtatactATGGGAACAGCAGAACATGCAAAATCTTGCCTATTCTTATTAGATCCTCttagaaatttttttggAAATAGAGTATTTTCAAGAAAAGATTGTGAAAATggtttaaaacatttaaatagAATTCTTCCTACTTATCGTAGTATATCAATTTGTGTTGATGATAGTGATTATATATGGAAAGAGAATAGCTCATGTATTAAGGTACATGCGTATAACTATTTTCctgaaattaatttttttgaagatataaaaagaaaaccCTATTACTTGACAAAGTTTTTTGCTTTCGCTCagtcttttttaaatttctccACAAGTCTTTATcgatttattaattttaaatgtaatgaACATGAAGAAATGAAGATGTATGGAGGAGGAAAATTGCGTGGTCCCACAAATTCCCTTTCCAATGTGATGCTGAATTTAGAAACAAAAGAGAAgctaaaacaaaataaaatgaatggaGGAGGAATAGTTTGTAAAAATGCAGAAACAgataacaataaaaacataagTAGTACACAATCGCATCagataaatgaaaataattttagtgCAAAAGATGCGCAAACAAAAAGTGTAAACAATGAAAATTCTTCAACtctacaaaattataatttaataaatgagagtaataataataaagaatcaGCACAACCAAGTGAAGAGATTCTTATTGATGTCGACAAAGAATTTCAAACAGACAGTGAACCTGATGAACAAGCTAATCccaatttaaataattccaATCAGTTAAATAAGCAAAGTGGTGATAATACGGTTGATCCAATCATTGATCAACCCAATCATAGTATagatgataatgataatatattaaaacaaaataataatgaatataatgaaaacacACAAATACAAATTAGTGAAGATGAAAAAGACAATGTAAATAATAGAGAAAAACATGTGAATAAtagttataaattatttacatgCAATGAAAGTAGTAGTAATCAGTTAATAAGTAACATGACTGAGAATAATAATTCTGATACTATGAGTAAgagtaattattttaacataGACGAAAAAAGCAATTCTTTTGTTAGTTCAGATGGTTCAAATGTTAAGGAAGATAATAGTTCATTATATCATAATGACGATGGATCCTTTTCCCCTCCCGATTGTGAAAAATATGATCATATAGAATTAGAAGTAGGTAATAATGGtactgtaaaaaataaatcatcaTCCTTACATAATGAGAAAGGTACAAACTTTgaagaagaggaaaatacaaacaaggatacaaataataataataatagtgacAACGATAACGACAATGATGATGATAttgataatgataatgataatgataatgataatgataacgATAACGATGACGATAACGATAATGATAAcgataatgataatgataatgacAGTGAAAATGATAGTAATTCTGAAAATGCAAAGGGAACAAATGTTCgtaaagatataaataaaaagaaacttaaaaaaaaaaaaaaatccaagaaaaaaaaaaatacgaaaaaggAAAGCACACAAAAGGATAATTCAAAGGCTAACAATTTTGATATGAAGCTTTTATTGGAATccttaaaaaagtatttaacTATTGAAGACGATATTATATACAAGTATATATCGAAAAAGAACTTTAAGAAATATGACGCTTATGtgttaaaatttatgaataattatattaaggaAAAACGATCTAAGGAAAGAAGTGAAGAAGAGGAATCAAGAAGAGAGAGAAAAGTAATAACAATGCAAGAAATAAATGAAGCAGAACATGAGGAAGGAGGGGAGGAGCACATAGATAAAATTGATTATCATGTGAAAGAAATAGATGAGGCAAAACAAGCAGATACAGATAAAAATTGCcctgaaaatttaaatgaagaagaaaagaaaataaataaggaaaaatctTTTGATCTTTTACATTGGccgaatatttttaaaaaggtaggaaaaaaaataaaaaaaacaaaagtgaAAAAACGAAACCCGcatgataatataaataagaagGATAATTTAAACGTGGGAAGTTCAAAAGGGAGAAATAATTTTGGTGAAAATTTTTCCAcgaatacaaaaaataatgaattatataaggtaataaaaaaaacaaatgaaaatgtatattatgaaaGTTTTTTAAtaccaaaaaatttaaaagaatcaAATTTTAGAGATAATGACAAACAGCTGTATTACTTAACTACCCTTTTACAAGAAGTgcatgatattttttttaaaatttttgataatttCAAAACACATAAAATGATTGAAAAGAATGAAGAGGACCAgatatacaattattttttacgaTATCCTGTCGTTAGAACAATACTAAAAGAATTACGCAAGCAAGTTCTAAAGg ATTGCGTCTTTAACGTATCCTTATTGCCCGTAGAAATACAAAGAAGCGATTTTATGGATTGTATATTGAAACTTGGGGGGacaataaataatgataaatatacgcacgtattaacaataaataatatagaaaatgatgaaaattataaagattATAAAGTAGTAAATTTGATGTGGTTTGAAAGAGCCATATATACATGGAA aAATATCGatacaaaattttacaaCATTAATGCGTGGGAAAAAGCACACAGGAATTTTTGGGACGTTATTGAATATGAAGAGgaaaaagatgaaataaataagtgA